GGTTAAATGAAAAAATCATATAATCTGACATGTTTATAGAGATATTGCCCTCTTTTCTCCTAGAAACCAAATGAAGTTGAAACCACATTCAAAGTTGAAACCTCTTTTTGAAAAGTAACTTTTCAACCAATCAATGAGTGAGTGGGAATGTTAATGAGCAGGTCTCACTAATTTCTCTTTAACAAGAAACCCAGGTGATGTAAATCTGTGATATTTTAAAAGCCATGGCTTGAAGCCTGTTTTAGAATGCGGAGACAGATCATTTTTAATCTGTATCCAAAATGGGGGTTTCAGTCTTTATGATGTTGTTCTTTTTGTGTCACCAACTGGTGCTCAATGGTGAAGTTGTTGCTCCTTAGTGTAATGTTATGTAATATAACTTTGACTCTTCTTTTTaacattatgttttgttttcagGATTTGCATCTCCAATTGGGCGTCGGTTATACCAGACTGATATTGAGCAAGTACGTTTGGAAGGCAAAGGTTTGTAACTCTTGTGGTCAACATTTATGCCTCTTTGTTTACACTATGCATGGTTAACTTTAATGAGGCCTGATGACTTGTATTAAAGTTATGAGTGACTTTCTTTGTTTTCCAGATAGCTCCTTGCCTCTTCCttgtgtaaacaaacaaaatccAACACCACAAGTGGTAGTGAAGTGTAATATGGCTGTTGTGCTCTCTTTGATGAATGCATCTGCGCTAACTGTCCAAAAAGGTGAGTCTCTGTTGATGCTATGAGTTTGAATTTGGCTTTGAGGAAAGATaacagcagtttttttttattgcaccaACTCTCTTAAGTCATTGATGGGAGGATGACAGAATCCAGTCCAGTGCCAGCTGAGGCTGATGGGAAGTTGATAGAATCCAGCCCTGTCCCAACTGAGGTTGATGGCAAGTTGACAGAATCCAGTCCTGTCCCAACTGAGGTTGCTGGCAAGTTGACAGAATCCAGTCCTGTCCCAACTGAGGTTGCTGGCAAGTTGACAGAATCCAGTCCTGTCCCAACTGAGGTTGCTGGCAAGTTGACAGAATCCCGTCCTGCCCCAACTGAGGTTGCTGGCAAGTTGACAGAATCCCGTCCTGTCCCAACTGTGGTTGCTGGCAAGTTGACAGAATCCAGACCTGTCCCAACTGAGGTTGCTGGCAAGTTGACAGAATCCAGACCTGTGCCAGCTGAGGTTGCTGGCAAGTTGACAGAATCCAGACCTGTGCCAGCTGAGGTTGCTGGCAAGTTGACAGAATCCAGTCCTGTCCCAACTGAGGTTGCTGGCAAGTTGACAGAATCCAACTCTGTGCCAGCTGAGGTTGAGGGCACATTGACAGAATCCAGCCCTGTGCCAACTGAGGTTGATGGCAAGTTGACAGAATCCAGCCCTGTGCCAGCTGAGGTTGATGGCAAGTTGACAGAATCCAGCCCTGCCCCAACTGAGGTTGCTGGCAATTTGACAGAATCCAGCCCTAAGCCAGCTGAGGTTGATGGGAAGGTGACAGAATCCAACTCTGTGCCAGCTGAGGTTGAGGGCACATTGACAGAATCCAGCCCTGTCCCAACTGAGGTTGCTGGCAAGTTGACAGAATCCAGCCCTGTGCCAGCTGAGGTTGATGGGAAGGTGACAGAATCCAACTCTGTGCCAGCTGAGGTTGAGGGCACATTGACAGAATCCAGCCCTGTCCCAACTGAGGTTGCTGGCAAGTTGACAGAATCCAGCCCTGTCCCAACTGAGGTTGCTGGCAAGTTGACAGAATCCAGCCCTGTGCCAGCTGAGGTTGATGGGAAGGTGACAGAATCCAACTCTGTGCCAGCTGAGGTTGAGGGCACATTGACAGAATCCAGCCCTGTCCCAACTGAGGTTGCTGGCAAGTTGACAGAATCCAGCCCTGTCCCAACTGAGGTTGCTGGCAAGTTGACAGAATCCAGTCCTGTGCCAGCTGAGGTTGATGGGAAGGTGACAGAATCCAACTCTGTGCCAGCTGAGGTTGAGGGCACATTGACAGAATCCAGCCCTGTCCCAACTGAGGTTGCTGGCAAGTTGACAGAATCCAGCCCTGTGCCAGCTGAGGTTGATGGGAAGTCGACAGAATCCAGCCCTGTGCCAGCTGAGGTCGCTGGCAAGTTGACCAAATCCAGACCTGTGCCATCTGAGGTTGATGGGAATGTGACAGAATCCAGCCCTGTGCCAACTGAGGTTGATGGGAAGTTGACAGAATCCAGCCCTGTCCCAACTGAGGTTGCTGGCAAGTTGACAGAATCCAACTCCGTGCCAGCTGAGGTTGATGGCAAGTTGACGGAATCCATCCATGTCCCCACTCAGTGCAGCTGTGTACCAGTTGAGGTTGATGGGAAGTTGCCAGAATCCAGCCATGACCCCACTGAGGAGTCCAGACCTGTGCCTCCTGAGGTTGCTGACAAGTTGACAGAATCCAGCAGTGTCCCGATTGAGGAGTCAGGCCCTGTGCCAACTGAGGTTGCTGGCAAGTTGAGAGAACCTAGCCCAGTCCCCACTGAGGTTGCTGGCAAGTTGAGAGAATCCAGCCCTGTGCCAACTGAGGATGCTGGGAAGTTGACAGAATCCAGCAATGTCTCCACTGAGGAGTCCAGACCTGTGCCAGCTGAGGTTGATGGGAAGGTGACAGAATCCAGCCCTGTGTCAGTTGAGGTTGCTGGGAAGTTGACAGAATCCAGCAATGTCTCCACTGAGGAGTCCAGACATGTGACAGCTGAGGTTGATGGGAAGGTGACAGAATCCAGACCTGTGCCAACTGAGGCTGATGGCAAGTTGACAGAATCCAGACCTGTGCCAACTGAGGCTGATGGGAAGGTGACCGAATCCAGCAGTGTCCCAATTGAGGAGTCCAGCCCTGTGCCAACTGGGGTTGCTGGGAATTTGACAGAATCCAGCCCTGTGCCAACTGAGGTTGCTGGCAAGTTGACAGAATCCAGCAATGTCCCCATTGAGGAGTCCAGCCCTGTGCCGACTGAGGTTGCTGGGAAGTTGACAGAATCCAGACCTGTGCCAACTGAGGCTGATGGGAAGGTGACAGAATCCAGACCTGTGCCAACTGAGGTTGCTGGCAAGTTGACAGAATCCAGCAATGTCCCCATTGAGGAGTCCAGACCTGTGCCAACTGAGGTTGCTGTCAAGTTGACAGAATCCAGCAATGTCCCCATTGAGGAGTCCAGACCTGTGCCAACTGAGGTTGCTGGGAAGTTGGCAGAATCCAGCAATGTCCCCATTGAGGAGTCCAGCCCTGTGCCAACTGAGGTTGCTGGGAATTTGACAGAATCCAGCCCTGTGCCAACTGAGGTTGCTGGCAAGTTGACAGAATCCAGCAATGTCCCCATTGAGGAGTCCAGACCTGTGCCAACTGAGGTTGCTGGCAAGTTGACAGAATCCAGCAATGTCCCCATTGAGGAGTCCAGACCTGTGCCAACTGAGGTTGCTGGCAAGTTGACAGAATCCAGCAATGTCCCCATTGAGGAGTCCAGACCTGTGCCAACTGAGGTTGCTGGCAAGTTGACAGAATCCAGCAATGTCCCCATTGAGGAGTCCAGCCCTGTGCCAACTGAGGTTGCTGGCAAGTTGACAGAATCCAGCAGTGTCCCCATTGAGGAGTCCAGCCCTGTGCCAACTGAGGTTGCTGGCAAGTTGACAGAATCCAGCAGTGTCCCCATTGAGGAGTCCAGCCCTGTGCCAACTGAGGTTGCTGGGAAGTTGGCAGAATCCAGCAGTGTCCGCATTGAGGAGTCCAGACCTGTCCCCACTGAGGTTGCTGGCAAGGTGACCGAATCCAGCCCTCTGCCAACTGAGGGTTCTGGGAATTTGATAGAAGCCAGTGTCCCCATTGAGGAGTCCAGACCTGTCCCCACTGAGGTTGCTGGGAAGGTGACCGAATCCAGCCCTGTGCCAACTGAGGTTGCTGGCAAGTTGACAGAATCCGGGCCTGTGCCAGTTGAGGTTGACGGGAAGTTGACAGAATCCAGCAATGTCCCCATTGAGGAGTCCAGCCCTGTGCCAATTAAGGCTGATGGCAAGTTGACAGAATCCAGCAATGTCCCCATTGAGGAGTCCAGACTTGTGCCAACTGAGGTTGATGACAAGTTGACAGAATCCATCCCTGTCCCCACTGAGGTTGCTGGGAAGTTGACAGAATCCAGCTCTGTGTCTGCTTAAGTATCCACCCACGCACCTGTTGAGGTTTGCCAGTAGTTAACGGAATGCTTGTGTGTTGTAAACCTGTTCATCTCAATCTGAgatcttgtctttttttttttagttaataaattttttatataactgcTTTTGCATAATGTGTCAATCTTTCACTTGATTGCCAATGTGATATTGATGAAATGCAAGTTCTCTTTAGAAGAGATTATACCTATTGGTGCATTAACACGAAAGgatgttttcatttaaaaaaaaaaattgcaaggGAAATGCAAGGCTCTTTTTGCATGCGAGTGTTTAAGGCAACTTAACTTTCAAAAGGCAAGTCTCTAAACCACAATGCTCATTTGAGACCTGCATCAGTACTTGACAACCAAAACAAGGATGATTGGACCACTGTAAATTCTGCCAGAAGCTATTTTAGTCTAAAGTTTTAAATCTTGATATTTGGCTTGCACAAGAGCCACTTTGCTTCAGGTCTTTAACTCCCCAGAGCCATGTgaagcacttttatggacttgaTGAGACAATTCACTACAATTATAAGGCTTTGATTATTTAGGACTTTTTACATATAAAACTATTCAAAAGAatgtacacctaggatgatttgaggctgagtaaatcatggactgaatttgggtgaactagcctattctatacacaaataaaacatttgtgttACAGCTGCCTCCGTGTCTAAGAAAAATGTAATCAGTGATTTGATGTTATTGAACTCTGAAACTAGAACAACTTTTTATTTGAATGTGTTCTTGGCCACATCAAACTGTAACTGGCTTGATGGCATGTCCAAGGCTTACGTTAAAGATTGTTGCTATATGACTGAACATTTTAGAGAGCTTTGTCATAAAGTTAAATGCACTCGTGTCAGACAAACTGTCCCACTTCTCTGATCTTATGATGAATATTTCCTAATTTAGCAATAAGCCTGTTATAATAAAAatagtacattttaaaatattactctGCATTTTACTAATATTTGGGACCCGAAAGATACAATATACTTTGCAATATAAGTGAAATTATGTATGGAAAGAATTTCAAGGGCAAAAAACGATACAGTAAAATGGCTAAAACGTACTTAAATGTTTATCACTTTAGGCAGTGGTTTatttaactttaaagggtttcctatAAAATTACACCAACATTTTGTATTTAGagaccactgtatgtgggtATATGGGAAGcatttcaatttgggtaggccaaatccaggtggaAATGGTAGTAATTTAGTGTTACTAATGCCAAAATAATGCTGTAGGCAGGCCACgacaagtttatttatatagcacatttcttACACAATGCCAATTCAAAGTGCTtaacatagaaattaattaaaatagtggtaaaatatgcatgagaaaaaagaacacCATGTCTGAAACACcatgaatgaaaataaaaacaaggatttttaaaatagtaaagagataaaaaaaaaaattagaattaGAACGGTGGGAAATAGATCCCCATCTGCCTGATTTTAAATTCTAGATACCCCGGTCTGAGATGAAAGAGGTGGAGCAGGTTCacaatgtctcctggaccttacaaTAGACGGTAAAATAAATGGACACAGTGACCCCCAtagaccttaaagggttacttcaacgattagcatatggctttgtatcagtagaaaccctggagtataatcaaatgattgttcaaatacagatttatcgttccagtgctgaagtacccatTTAACGGGGGAAAGTGAAGTCAAacagaagcactcacttcctgatggcggagcaaactgcgcaggctcagacgacgtagatgtgacgtgagcaaactctgacagctgtaagtcttctagtagttgtgcaAAAGGAAATCTGAATCACCGAATCTGGCAGAGACTGAAAGAGTGAGCAGGATCAACTTTAGTTACATTTTCTGATTAATTATTTTGTCACTttgcataatatttatttattttaaaatgtaacgcTAGTACATGCCTGCAAGATTctactcctcctcctcccctttCTTGAGTCCGCTTCTTTACACACTGCTACCACAAGCAAAATGAAGCGaagcacactgctctccttttccaatcCCTTCCAGTCACAGCCCTAACCAAAAATCACAATCAACAGATGCATAAGAAGCATTACCATACTTTTATATAtgaaaagctcaagggaaagctgatttctcaattcatcacccctttaatgtttAAGTTTACATCACCGAAATCAACAAACATGAGCTGCATTTTATTGCGCAACAGCCAATTTCAGAATCAAGGACTGTAATAGGAGAGCGAGTGGCATAAGCACTGATAATTAAGTTTCTTTACTTttaatgatgatgattgtgTATTGAGCTTCAGCAACTTTAATTTGCAGCAGTTTGCTGAAGAGATATTCAACTGCTCATCTGTGGTGATGCATGCTGCAGTAGCGCTGTCATATCGAACTATAACATCGTTTGATTTGTGCGGTGAGAATTTTGATGTTGCAGAGAATACATTTTGGGAGCATATGGAGTGATTTCGAGCCTTGATAATGTGTTTGTAATGCTTTACACAAAGAGGCTGCATAGCTGGCCTGAATGGTTGTAACCAAGTGTAAGCAAAACTCACGTATCTGATATTTCACAGGGGTTTATTATCAGCGTCGTTGATCTCACAAACACATGGTGCAGTTTGCAAAACACTCCACTAACAACTGCGTTTttgaacagaaaaaaaacagtgcAAAGAGCAACAGAAATATTAAACGCATACATGTAATGTTCTCAGCTCACGCTCCATCCATGGACTGCCCACTCATCGCAAGTAAGAGAGTGCGTACGTTATGCCTTAAAGGAACAGTAGctccttaaaaataaaattaaaattataattatgaaTGAAAAATTAAGAATAGCTAATTCTACTTACTTTATCGGTTATCAATCGGGAGCTACCGGGACAGTGATAAAGATCTACTAGTGATCGACGGGTTGGCGACCACTgcattaggtgatagtgctagGTAGATCTGGGTATCGTCAGTaaagctgtggtaagcaattgtgttatttttcattatttggctcagtggcagcatatacaggttgaataggagtggtgcaagaattgacccttgtgggactccgcatgtcatggacttATGGTCATCTATAAtcacctctcccttctaagtatgacctgaaccatttgaggaccatcccagaaagcccgacccagttttccagcctgtctagaagtatgttgcggtcaacagtgtcgaatgcagcactgaggtccagTTGAACCAGAATTGACGTTTTGcttgtatcagtatttaagcgaatatcatttataatctttatgagggTTGTTTctgtgatgtggacggaaaccagattcaaaattgtcaaattatCCGTTTGAGTTTTAGAATTTGTTCagctgattgaaaacaacttttacaACGatcttgcctatgaaggggagatttgagattggtccgtagttgctcagtatggagttatccagatttctctttttcagaagaggcttaactattgcagttttaagggcggttggaaaagtcccatcgagaagtgaggagtttaccacttctaggagatctgcttctaaacagttaaacacacttttgaaaaaaataagtgGGCAGTGTGCCAAGGgtgcaggttgatgttttaatgtGCTAAACCATTTGTTCTAAAGTTTAACAGTTAATTCCTTTGAAATCAGACACAGTAACTTTCTGATGTTGTGGTCTGATCTGGCTGACCCCAGACCAACTGTGCTGATCACCTTTCTgatattattaaaacatttttggagAAGAAGGAAacaaactcactgcatttgctGTCAGAGCATTTCACTAGGAGTGTGactcgggggggggggggggggggggttgttagTCTctctacagtagcaaaaagagtgcgcgtgttgtttatgtttctgtttataatatttgagaagaaggtctgtctagctttgtcTAGTTccacattgaaagcatgaaggctgtctttatagatgttataatggactacaagttttgtcttctgCCACATTTGTTCAGATTtcctgcattgtcttttcattatttgaactgctgttgagtttctctaaggtgccttttgtttgccactctttttcctgattttcagaggagcaatatcatcaattacactcttaactgtTGAGTTAAAAGAGTCAAGGAGAAAACCAACAGTGCCTGCAGATGCTTGGTGTtatgcttggtgttagagatattcataaacagcacatgctcccatttaagcatctctttttgacagagaaaGATGGCTTAAATGGCAGGAGATAgatatatcaaagaaaatacagaaatgatcagacagtgccacatccttaataataatccatgaaatgtttagacccttactaaTAAGTACATCTAGTGTGTCCTCGATTGTGTACAGGTCCAtgtacatgctgtgtcaaatcaaaagtgttaagaacagtcatgagctcttttgttttactggattcaatactgtctatgtgaatgttaaaatccccagcaatagcaaaacagtaaaactgaggaaattattgataacagttctgtaaagtcCTCAATAAAGGCTGGAGAGTATTTCGGAGGACTGTAAATAACaataagcaggatgcgtggagaaccttttCAACACAATACCGAGATATTTAagagacaaatagtcaccaaatgatacttgcttacatttatagacatctttaaaaagagcagcaacacctcCACCTCTCCCAATAGCCCTGCagacactcataaaagtaaagttaggaggggctgcttcattgaggactgttgcactgtgattttttttctagcTTTTCTAGATTtttaggggaaaaaaatctAGATTTTTTTTGGCTTTCTGTTTGTGGTTATTAAGTCATtgactagaaatgatttgttcttaagtaAACGGATGTTACGGATGGGCTTGATGCTTTTTGGTTGATATCCGGGGGCTCGCAATTGAGTGTGATAGTCTGGTTTCAGCATAAACCAGCTCCTcctttttctctgagaagttCAGAAGCAGagatgctggagagaggaataACATGTCTGGTGAGCAGGGCTGTTGCTCTGGTGTTATTGGAAGCTGAAATATGTTGTCCTGGCTTCGTTGGCCATTTTCCATAAAGTCATTCttgggtgctgaatcttggagcagttctaatccgtcacagtcagtctgtggtgagctctgtgggcagggctcagctgggagtgtgtcTGTGAGCAATTGTTGTTGTGGCTGCATGGTGTTATCATTGTCCTTGTGGGTTGTGTCAACCGCATGTCCATGCAGGTGCTAAAATTAAGTCCTGGGGTCATCCATACTTTGTGCAGGTGTATGTGTGCCATCCAGGTTGAGTGGGTTGGCACACAGCTGAAGGataaagggaaaaataaatattgtcctttagtactcttgcaccaagtttgATGTAAACAGTTGTCTCTGACTCCAGAAGAGATTAAAGTTGTCGATGAATTCGCTTCCTTCATGTTGCaggtttttgcagaaatgagGCCAGAGACATTTCAAATTTAAAGTATATACTTGATTGCAGCGTCTTTTATAAGTAAATGAGATATTTCAAACCAACAAAGACTAACAAAGTTTTACTGTAAATTGAGAAAATTTCAATGTTTCCACATGGTAACGCTGTACCACTTTGGAAAAATTGGTATGTTGCCATTTGGCAATGCTGTACCACAGTGGAATTGTAGAAATATATTTTACCCCACTGGGATTTTTTATAGATACATTAACTATATGAGTGCAGttatttaaattgtttattgtagtttagttgtgtttatgtttaagtaacacaattatttattttcagaaaaTGACTACAGCAATATTTAATGGAAAGGGCAAAGTGAAGACGAGTAAGCCAAATTATAGGAAACGATAGGCAACTTATTTCGGTTTCCATGAGTCCCAACCATATACATCTATCAATTtctaaaataaatgtgcatttaaatagaaaacaaaatcataattttatagaAAAACTACATTTTTGAGCATTTTCCATTGTGGTGTAGTGTTTTGCAAGTTTCCCTAAGTATCCCATAtagacaaaaatataaaatacacaaCAAAAAGCACAGACTAAATTTTAAATGGTAAGATAAATCTGAGCTTAGTATTTGGCcaacattatcaagatgaatttactagataaataaaatgacaagatattttttgtttgttttctggggaaaattataaaaatgtatttatttgtttattttgttgcttaaaacaagctaaatgatctgccaatggggtgataaaaataatcttatttttttaaattacatttgatttacCCTTTACAGCtatcataaaaatacacactCTTGTAGGTTTAAAATTCTATATAAGGCATATTTAATGTCCAACCAcaaatattttaacaaaatgTATATGAACATTTTCAACGAATGATTGAGTGGGAATGTTAACGAGCAGGTCTCACTAATTTCTCTTTAACAAGAAAGCCAGGTGATGTAAATCTGTGATATTTTAAAAGCCATGGCTTGAAGCCTGTTTCAGAAAGCAGAGACAGATCATTTTTAATCTGTATCCAAAATGGGGGTTTCAATCTTTACGATTTTGTTCTTTTTGTGTCACCAACTGGTGCTCAATGGTAAAGTTGTTGCTCCTTAGTGTAATGTTATGAAATGTAACTTTGACTCTTCTTTTTaacattatgttttgttttcagGATTTGCATCTCCAATTGGGCGTCGGTTATACCAGACTGATATTGAGCAAGTACGCTTGGAAGGCAAAGGTTTGTAACTCTTGTGGTCAACATTTATGCCTCTTTGTTTACACTATGCATGGTTAACTTTAATGAGGCCTGATGACTTGTATTAAAGTTATGAGTGACTTTCTTTGTTTTCCAGATAGCTCCTTGCCTCTTCCTggtgtaaacaaacaaaatccAACACCACAAGTGGTAGTGAAGTGTAATATGGCTGTTGTGCTCTCTTTGATGAATGCATCTGGGCTAACTGTCCAAAAAGGTGAGTCTCTGCTGATGCGTAAGGTTAACCTTGAACATGAGAAGAGACCAAAGTTTGGCATCAATTTTCTTTCGGCAGTGATGGAGACTTGCCCAAATCCAATCCTGTGCCAACTGAGGTTGATGGGAAAATGACTGCATTTTTGTGCTCTACAGACTTGGATCCTAAACTCTCTCGCAATGTCCAGGGTGATGGGAAGGTAACTGCATCCTTGTCTCTAAAGCTGCTTTCACACCTTGGTTTTGGGTAATAAGACCAGCTATCATTCTGGAAAaagtttatgaatttttttttactagaaacgtacatgtatgaaacaaGCCTGTAGTCGAAATCACTACAAGGCAGACtctgtcccaagatgtcagcgccgtgcaggccgtctgaaagcttcaactctggcaagcggaaacggatgatgtcaagttgtccatatttttttacggtctatgatctGAAACCATGACTTGCATGTTCAGAGTCATGCACCGGTACTTGATAACCAAAACCGTAGAGCACTGAAAGACTTTTTGTGCTGCTCAAGATATTTGGGTTTGTTAGTGCTTCTCCAGCAAtgtgtacactgcaaaaaatgctcttatttagtttttcttgtttccagcaataattcttaaagggatagttcactttgaaattaaattctATGTTtaagcttacc
This region of Pseudorasbora parva isolate DD20220531a chromosome 6, ASM2467924v1, whole genome shotgun sequence genomic DNA includes:
- the LOC137078278 gene encoding uncharacterized protein, whose translation is MGVSVFMMLFFLCHQLVLNGFASPIGRRLYQTDIEQVRLEGKDSSLPLPCVNKQNPTPQVVVKCNMAVVLSLMNASALTVQKVIDGRMTESSPVPAEADGKLIESSPVPTEVDGKLTESSPVPTEVAGKLTESSPVPTEVAGKLTESSPVPTEVAGKLTESRPAPTEVAGKLTESRPVPTVVAGKLTESRPVPTEVAGKLTESRPVPAEVAGKLTESRPVPAEVAGKLTESSPVPTEVAGKLTESNSVPAEVEGTLTESSPVPTEVDGKLTESSPVPAEVDGKLTESSPAPTEVAGNLTESSPKPAEVDGKVTESNSVPAEVEGTLTESSPVPTEVAGKLTESSPVPAEVDGKVTESNSVPAEVEGTLTESSPVPTEVAGKLTESSPVPTEVAGKLTESSPVPAEVDGKVTESNSVPAEVEGTLTESSPVPTEVAGKLTESSPVPTEVAGKLTESSPVPAEVDGKVTESNSVPAEVEGTLTESSPVPTEVAGKLTESSPVPAEVDGKSTESSPVPAEVAGKLTKSRPVPSEVDGNVTESSPVPTEVDGKLTESSPVPTEVAGKLTESNSVPAEVDGKLTESIHVPTQCSCVPVEVDGKLPESSHDPTEESRPVPPEVADKLTESSSVPIEESGPVPTEVAGKLREPSPVPTEVAGKLRESSPVPTEDAGKLTESSNVSTEESRPVPAEVDGKVTESSPVSVEVAGKLTESSNVSTEESRHVTAEVDGKVTESRPVPTEADGKLTESRPVPTEADGKVTESSSVPIEESSPVPTGVAGNLTESSPVPTEVAGKLTESSNVPIEESSPVPTEVAGKLTESRPVPTEADGKVTESRPVPTEVAGKLTESSNVPIEESRPVPTEVAVKLTESSNVPIEESRPVPTEVAGKLAESSNVPIEESSPVPTEVAGNLTESSPVPTEVAGKLTESSNVPIEESRPVPTEVAGKLTESSNVPIEESRPVPTEVAGKLTESSNVPIEESRPVPTEVAGKLTESSNVPIEESSPVPTEVAGKLTESSSVPIEESSPVPTEVAGKLTESSSVPIEESSPVPTEVAGKLAESSSVRIEESRPVPTEVAGKVTESSPLPTEGSGNLIEASVPIEESRPVPTEVAGKVTESSPVPTEVAGKLTESGPVPVEVDGKLTESSNVPIEESSPVPIKADGKLTESSNVPIEESRLVPTEVDDKLTESIPVPTEVAGKLTESSSVSA